The following proteins come from a genomic window of Micromonospora echinofusca:
- a CDS encoding ATP-dependent helicase has product MQAYRLVRRPAEAVRGDQRPGGPARGDGRSEGPTGDERRSEGSTGDERRSGEPAGARRAAARLTDPHQAEIVAHTDGPMLVLGGPGTGKTATLVEAVAARVAEGVDPERILVLTFGRRAATALRQRIEARVAEDGHRVLREPLVRTLPAYAFGLLRRAAAERGEPSPRLLTGPEQDLIIRELLDVVGEEPDDDPVGWPEDLRPALRTRAFAAQLRDLLMRAAERGVGPVELARLGEKLGRADWPAAARFLREYVAVLALRDVSNRGSVAYDPAELVRAATGMLLDDPELLAAERRRLAYVYVDELADTDPAQQDLLATVAGGGKPLVAFADPDSSTYAFRGADPAGVTTFPHRFRTASGAPAAQVVLTTSYRAGARLLAASGRLARRLRGPAAHRRLHPLPEAPPGAVEVRTFRSATSEAAWLAHALREAHLLGGVPWSEMAVLVRSTGRQLPSLQRALHAAGVPTVVHGEDLPLHLQPAVAPLLLLLRCVLEPERLDEEAAVALLHSPLGGADPLAERRLRQGLRALALAGGDRRPSGELIVQALRDPAELAGIERHWAEPAQTVAGLLAVAREAAERAGATAEDVLWAVWRASGLAELWSAATGRGQTVAGEGDVARRRRAEAADRDLDAVMVLFDAAARFTDRLPGARTEVFLDHVLAQDLPADTLAPTADRGEAVRLLTAHAAKGLEWDLVAVAGVQEGVWPDLRLRGSLLGSERLVDVLAGRTAGAGVVATLVGQSSALLDEERRLFHVAVTRARRRLLVSAVASAAVGGDDHEEQPSRFLYELGPTDPPAPPSPGDGPPPPGDGPDGPDPARPDRDAPQRPGGGGGADADEEPDRPGALPVSRPPRALTLPALVAELRTAVSDPAAPYARRQAAAAELARLAAAGVAGAHPDDWWGLRQLSDDRPLVDEGAPVRVTPSAMESALRCSLRWLLERHGGSPPASAAQGVGNLVHAAAMLAEDASADRGALLDYVAARFDAIELAARWMVGPERSRAEAMVDKLLRWLAANPRRLLAIEHEFAVRLDDPQRPVELAGRVDRLEVDEDGRLVVIDLKTGKSTAVTAHDLAEHPQLGAYQAAVEAGAFADFGEESGGAALVQLGTGAKDAKEQSQPPAGEGPEAGWATALVRRTADTMAAATFAAVANSKCRVCPVRTSCPVSGQGRQVVEPPTARPPERP; this is encoded by the coding sequence ATGCAGGCGTACCGGTTGGTGCGCCGGCCTGCCGAGGCGGTCCGGGGGGACCAGCGGCCCGGCGGGCCGGCTCGGGGGGACGGTCGGTCCGAGGGACCGACCGGGGACGAGCGGCGCTCCGAGGGGTCGACCGGGGACGAGCGGCGCTCCGGAGAGCCCGCGGGCGCGCGGCGGGCGGCGGCGCGGCTGACCGATCCGCACCAGGCCGAGATCGTGGCGCACACCGACGGGCCGATGCTGGTGCTCGGCGGTCCCGGCACGGGCAAGACCGCCACGCTGGTCGAGGCGGTCGCCGCCCGGGTGGCCGAGGGCGTCGACCCGGAGCGGATCCTGGTGCTCACCTTCGGCCGTCGGGCCGCCACCGCGCTACGCCAGCGGATCGAGGCCCGGGTCGCCGAGGACGGCCACCGCGTGCTGCGCGAGCCGCTGGTGCGCACCCTTCCGGCGTACGCCTTCGGGCTGCTGCGCCGGGCTGCGGCCGAGCGCGGCGAGCCGTCGCCCCGGCTGCTCACCGGCCCGGAACAGGATCTGATCATCCGTGAGCTGCTCGACGTGGTCGGCGAGGAACCCGACGACGACCCGGTCGGCTGGCCGGAGGACCTGCGCCCCGCGCTGCGCACCCGGGCCTTCGCGGCGCAGCTGCGCGACCTGCTGATGCGCGCCGCCGAGCGGGGCGTGGGCCCCGTCGAGCTGGCCCGGCTGGGCGAGAAGCTCGGCCGCGCCGACTGGCCCGCCGCCGCCCGCTTCCTGCGGGAATACGTGGCCGTGCTCGCCCTGCGCGACGTCAGCAACCGGGGCTCCGTCGCGTACGACCCGGCCGAGCTGGTGCGGGCCGCCACCGGGATGCTGCTCGACGATCCCGAGCTGCTCGCGGCCGAGCGCCGGCGGCTGGCGTACGTCTACGTCGACGAGCTGGCCGACACCGACCCGGCCCAGCAGGACCTGCTCGCGACGGTGGCCGGCGGCGGTAAGCCCCTGGTCGCGTTCGCCGACCCGGATTCGTCCACGTACGCCTTCCGTGGCGCGGACCCGGCGGGGGTGACCACGTTCCCGCACCGGTTCCGCACCGCCTCCGGAGCACCCGCGGCCCAGGTGGTGCTCACCACCTCCTACCGGGCCGGTGCCCGGCTGCTCGCCGCGTCGGGTCGGCTGGCGCGGCGGCTGCGCGGCCCGGCGGCGCACCGCCGGCTGCACCCGCTGCCCGAAGCGCCGCCCGGCGCGGTGGAGGTACGCACCTTCCGCTCGGCCACCAGCGAGGCGGCCTGGCTGGCGCACGCGCTGCGCGAGGCGCACCTGCTCGGCGGCGTGCCGTGGTCGGAGATGGCCGTGCTGGTGCGCTCCACCGGGCGGCAGTTGCCCTCGCTGCAACGCGCCCTGCACGCCGCCGGGGTGCCCACCGTCGTGCACGGCGAGGACCTGCCGCTGCACCTGCAACCGGCGGTCGCGCCGCTGCTGCTCCTGCTGCGCTGCGTCCTGGAGCCCGAGCGGCTCGACGAGGAGGCCGCCGTGGCCCTGCTGCACTCGCCGCTCGGCGGCGCCGATCCGCTGGCCGAGCGGCGGCTGCGGCAGGGGCTGCGGGCCCTGGCGCTGGCCGGCGGCGACCGGCGGCCCTCCGGCGAGCTGATCGTGCAGGCGCTGCGCGATCCGGCCGAGCTGGCCGGGATCGAGCGGCACTGGGCGGAGCCGGCGCAGACGGTGGCCGGCCTGCTGGCCGTCGCCCGGGAGGCCGCCGAGCGGGCCGGGGCCACCGCCGAGGACGTGCTCTGGGCGGTCTGGCGGGCCAGCGGGCTCGCCGAGCTGTGGTCGGCGGCGACCGGCCGGGGCCAGACGGTGGCCGGCGAGGGCGACGTCGCGCGGCGTCGCCGCGCCGAGGCGGCCGACCGCGACCTCGACGCCGTGATGGTGCTGTTCGACGCGGCGGCCCGCTTCACCGACCGGCTGCCCGGCGCGCGTACGGAGGTCTTCCTCGACCACGTCCTCGCGCAGGACCTGCCGGCCGACACCCTCGCCCCGACCGCCGACCGGGGGGAGGCGGTGCGCCTGCTCACCGCCCACGCCGCGAAGGGCCTGGAGTGGGATCTCGTGGCGGTCGCCGGGGTGCAGGAGGGCGTCTGGCCCGACCTGCGGCTGCGCGGCAGCCTGCTCGGCTCGGAGCGTCTGGTCGACGTGCTCGCCGGCCGGACGGCCGGGGCCGGCGTGGTGGCCACCCTGGTCGGGCAGAGCTCGGCGCTGCTCGACGAAGAGCGGCGGTTGTTCCACGTCGCGGTCACCCGGGCCCGACGACGGTTGCTGGTCAGCGCGGTCGCCTCCGCCGCGGTCGGCGGCGACGACCACGAGGAGCAGCCGAGCCGCTTCCTCTACGAGCTGGGCCCGACCGACCCGCCCGCCCCGCCCTCCCCGGGCGACGGCCCTCCGCCGCCCGGCGACGGCCCTGACGGCCCCGACCCGGCCCGGCCCGATCGGGACGCGCCGCAGCGGCCGGGCGGCGGAGGGGGCGCCGACGCCGACGAGGAACCGGACCGGCCGGGCGCGTTGCCGGTGAGCCGGCCGCCCCGGGCGCTGACCCTGCCGGCGCTGGTGGCGGAGCTGCGTACGGCCGTCAGCGACCCCGCCGCGCCGTACGCCCGGCGGCAGGCGGCGGCCGCCGAGCTGGCCCGGCTCGCCGCCGCCGGGGTGGCCGGCGCGCACCCGGACGACTGGTGGGGGCTGCGGCAGCTCTCCGACGACCGCCCGCTGGTCGACGAGGGGGCGCCGGTCCGGGTCACCCCGTCGGCGATGGAGAGCGCGCTGCGGTGCAGCCTGCGCTGGCTGCTGGAGCGGCACGGCGGCAGCCCGCCGGCCAGCGCGGCCCAGGGGGTCGGCAACCTGGTGCACGCCGCCGCGATGCTCGCCGAGGACGCCAGCGCCGACCGTGGGGCGCTCCTGGACTACGTCGCCGCCCGGTTCGACGCGATCGAGCTGGCCGCCCGCTGGATGGTCGGGCCGGAACGCAGCCGCGCCGAGGCGATGGTGGACAAGCTGCTGCGCTGGCTGGCCGCCAACCCGCGCCGGCTGCTCGCCATCGAGCACGAGTTCGCCGTACGCCTCGACGACCCGCAGCGGCCGGTCGAGCTGGCCGGCCGGGTGGACCGGCTGGAGGTCGACGAGGACGGCCGGCTGGTCGTGATCGACCTGAAGACCGGCAAGTCCACGGCGGTCACGGCCCACGACCTCGCCGAGCACCCGCAGCTCGGCGCCTACCAGGCGGCGGTGGAGGCGGGCGCCTTCGCCGACTTCGGCGAGGAGTCCGGCGGGGCGGCGCTGGTGCAGCTCGGCACGGGTGCGAAGGACGCGAAGGAGCAGAGCCAACCGCCGGCCGGGGAGGGCCCGGAGGCCGGTTGGGCGACCGCGCTGGTGCGGCGCACCGCCGATACGATGGCTGCCGCCACCTTCGCCGCCGTCGCCAACTCGAAGTGCCGGGTCTGCCCGGTGCGGACGAGCTGCCCGGTCTCCGGGCAGGGCCGCCAGGTGGTCGAGCCGCCGACCGCCCGCCCGCCGGAGCGCCCGTGA
- a CDS encoding ATP-dependent helicase: MTQPALFSGATPAPRVADAGPRYTPVELAKLLRLPAPTREQAAIIAAPVEPLLVVAGAGSGKTETMAARVVWLVANSYVRPEQVLGLTFTRKAAGELAHRVRTRLDQLVRRLGRRGRDSLDDPLTGEPTVSTYHSYAGRIVTEHGLRAGYEPSTRLLTEASRWQLVDLLVRNYDGDMSEVDRMPSTVTDAVLALAGELDEHLVDPDALAAWTGRFFAEVQARPGRVYADVRKALQLQQTRLKLLPLVRAYARRKEDFEAMDFADQLARAARVARDHPGVGEIERDRFRVVLLDEYQDTSHAQVVLLNALFGGGHPVTAVGDPCQSIYGWRGASAGTLDRFPTEFARPDGAPAEVLSLTTSWRNRPEILGVANALATPLRAAGARVPELHAAMSVREPVPHRSARGAAAGTVHCALLRTYADEADWIADSVLHAWRGAAGMPGALPEHIPVPLRPTTAVLVRLRSQIPAIESALRERGLPVEVVGLGGLLDTPEVRDVVCTLRVLADPTDGAALLRLLTGARWRIGPRDLVALHRRAKAIAAARRRLADDGTPQISPDLLDEATLVEALADLGPAQAYSAEGYARLRAYARELGLLRYRLDQSLPELIADIERTIGLDVEVAVRAGRDGAGDAGLARGHLDALGDVAARFSGETPGATLSGFLAYLAAAEDEERGLTPGEVEVVEGAVQILTAHAAKGLEWDVVAVAGLSRGVWPGPVRNSDHWLGGLGVLPFPLRGDADGLPELGLAEAGDQRGVARALEDFTDAWRAHDEREERRLAYVAVTRPRRLLLCSGYWWGEGTKRPRGPSVLLREVHDACLDGGAGHLVDEWAPEPPGDAVNPTTEVVLRAEWPADPLGARRPALAEAATLVRRFLTDGDPAERTLSDDDPAARLLADDDPAARLLSDDDPAEPTLSDDETPAHPLAGGDDTAGAGADPSVGDADVARWRREADLLLAERAELTRQSGAIEVALPGQLSVTQLVALRRDPAALARALRRPVPTEPNPYARRGTAFHTWLEQRFGADRLLDLDELPGAADADAAPDEALAELQERFLASEWADRVPVEVEVPFATVIADVVVRGRMDAVFARPGGRFDVVDWKTGRQPAGTAADVAAVQLAVYRLAWAELAGVPVERVGAAFHYVRDGVTVRPADLLDVDGLTALIVSVPEIAADGGARPNP, from the coding sequence GTGACGCAGCCCGCCCTGTTCAGCGGCGCGACCCCGGCGCCCCGGGTCGCCGACGCCGGTCCCCGGTACACGCCGGTGGAGCTGGCGAAGCTGCTGCGGCTGCCCGCGCCGACCCGGGAGCAGGCGGCGATCATCGCGGCCCCCGTGGAGCCGCTGCTGGTGGTCGCGGGCGCCGGCTCGGGCAAGACCGAGACGATGGCGGCGCGGGTGGTCTGGCTGGTCGCCAACTCGTACGTGCGGCCGGAGCAGGTGCTCGGGCTCACCTTCACCCGCAAGGCCGCCGGGGAGCTGGCGCACCGGGTGCGTACGCGGCTGGACCAGTTGGTGCGGCGGCTGGGGCGGCGGGGGCGCGACTCGCTCGACGACCCGCTGACGGGGGAGCCGACGGTCTCCACCTACCACTCGTACGCGGGCCGGATCGTCACCGAGCACGGGCTGCGGGCCGGCTACGAGCCGTCCACCCGGCTGCTCACCGAGGCGTCCCGCTGGCAGTTGGTCGACCTGCTGGTACGCAACTACGACGGCGACATGTCCGAGGTGGACCGGATGCCGAGCACCGTCACCGACGCGGTGCTGGCGCTCGCCGGGGAGCTCGACGAGCACCTGGTCGACCCGGACGCGCTGGCCGCGTGGACGGGCCGCTTCTTCGCCGAGGTGCAGGCGCGGCCCGGCCGGGTCTACGCCGACGTGCGCAAGGCGCTGCAACTCCAGCAGACCCGCCTGAAGCTGCTTCCGCTGGTGCGCGCGTACGCCCGGCGCAAGGAGGACTTCGAGGCGATGGACTTCGCCGACCAGCTCGCCCGGGCGGCCCGGGTGGCCCGGGACCACCCGGGCGTCGGCGAGATCGAGCGGGACCGCTTCCGGGTGGTGCTGCTCGACGAGTACCAGGACACCAGCCACGCCCAGGTGGTGCTGCTCAACGCGCTCTTCGGCGGCGGGCACCCGGTGACGGCGGTCGGCGACCCGTGCCAGTCGATCTACGGCTGGCGCGGGGCGAGCGCCGGCACCCTGGACCGCTTCCCCACGGAGTTCGCCCGCCCCGACGGCGCGCCGGCCGAGGTGCTCAGCCTCACCACGAGCTGGCGCAACCGGCCCGAGATCCTCGGCGTCGCCAACGCCCTGGCCACCCCGCTGCGGGCCGCCGGCGCCCGGGTGCCGGAGCTGCACGCGGCGATGAGCGTCCGGGAGCCGGTCCCGCACCGCAGCGCCCGTGGCGCCGCCGCCGGCACCGTCCACTGCGCCCTGCTGCGGACGTACGCCGACGAGGCCGACTGGATCGCCGACAGCGTGCTGCACGCCTGGCGGGGGGCGGCGGGGATGCCGGGCGCGCTGCCCGAGCACATCCCGGTGCCGCTGCGGCCCACGACCGCCGTGCTCGTACGGCTGCGCAGCCAGATCCCGGCGATCGAGTCGGCGCTGCGCGAGCGCGGCCTGCCCGTCGAGGTGGTCGGCCTGGGTGGCCTGCTGGACACCCCCGAGGTGCGCGACGTGGTGTGCACGCTGCGGGTGCTGGCCGACCCGACGGACGGGGCCGCGCTGCTGCGCCTGCTGACCGGCGCGCGCTGGCGGATCGGCCCCCGTGACCTGGTGGCCCTGCACCGCCGGGCGAAGGCCATCGCGGCGGCCCGGCGCAGGCTCGCCGACGACGGCACCCCGCAGATCAGCCCGGACCTGCTCGACGAGGCGACCCTGGTGGAGGCGCTGGCCGACCTGGGCCCGGCGCAGGCGTACTCGGCGGAGGGCTACGCGCGGCTGCGGGCGTACGCCCGGGAGCTGGGCCTGCTGCGCTACCGGCTGGACCAGTCCCTGCCGGAGCTGATCGCGGACATCGAGCGGACGATCGGCCTGGACGTGGAGGTGGCGGTGCGGGCGGGCCGGGACGGGGCCGGCGACGCCGGCCTGGCCCGGGGCCACCTGGACGCGCTCGGCGACGTGGCCGCCCGGTTCAGCGGGGAGACGCCGGGGGCCACCCTGTCGGGGTTCCTGGCCTACCTGGCCGCCGCCGAGGACGAGGAGCGCGGCCTCACGCCGGGCGAGGTGGAGGTGGTCGAGGGCGCGGTGCAGATCCTCACCGCGCACGCCGCGAAGGGCCTGGAGTGGGACGTGGTGGCGGTGGCGGGGCTGAGCCGGGGCGTCTGGCCGGGCCCGGTGCGCAACTCCGACCACTGGCTCGGCGGGCTGGGCGTGCTGCCGTTCCCACTGCGCGGCGACGCCGACGGGCTGCCCGAGCTGGGCCTGGCCGAGGCCGGGGACCAGCGGGGGGTGGCCCGGGCACTGGAGGACTTCACCGACGCCTGGCGGGCGCACGACGAGCGGGAGGAGCGCCGGCTGGCGTACGTGGCGGTGACCCGCCCCCGGCGGCTGCTGCTCTGCTCCGGCTACTGGTGGGGGGAGGGCACCAAACGGCCGCGCGGCCCGTCGGTGCTGCTGCGGGAGGTGCACGACGCCTGCCTGGACGGGGGCGCGGGGCACCTGGTCGACGAGTGGGCGCCGGAGCCGCCGGGCGACGCGGTCAACCCGACGACCGAGGTGGTGCTGCGCGCCGAGTGGCCGGCCGACCCGCTCGGCGCCCGCCGGCCGGCGCTGGCCGAGGCGGCCACCCTGGTCCGCCGCTTCCTCACCGACGGCGACCCGGCCGAACGGACGCTGTCCGACGACGACCCGGCGGCTCGTCTGCTGGCCGACGACGACCCGGCGGCTCGTCTGCTGTCCGACGACGACCCGGCCGAACCGACGCTGTCCGACGACGAGACGCCCGCCCACCCGCTGGCCGGCGGCGACGACACCGCCGGGGCGGGCGCGGACCCGTCGGTGGGCGACGCGGACGTGGCGCGGTGGCGGCGGGAGGCCGATCTGTTGCTCGCCGAGCGGGCCGAGCTGACCCGGCAGTCCGGCGCGATCGAGGTGGCCCTGCCCGGCCAGTTGTCGGTCACCCAGCTGGTGGCGCTGCGCCGCGATCCGGCGGCGCTGGCCCGCGCGCTGCGCCGCCCGGTGCCCACCGAGCCCAACCCGTACGCCCGCCGGGGCACCGCCTTCCACACCTGGCTGGAGCAGCGCTTCGGTGCCGACCGGCTGCTCGACCTGGACGAGCTGCCCGGTGCGGCCGACGCGGACGCGGCGCCCGACGAGGCGCTGGCCGAGCTCCAGGAGCGCTTCCTGGCCAGCGAGTGGGCCGACCGGGTGCCGGTCGAGGTGGAGGTGCCCTTCGCCACAGTGATCGCCGACGTGGTGGTCCGGGGGCGGATGGACGCCGTGTTCGCCCGGCCGGGCGGGCGGTTCGACGTGGTCGACTGGAAGACCGGCCGGCAGCCCGCCGGCACTGCCGCCGACGTGGCCGCCGTGCAGCTGGCGGTCTACCGGCTGGCCTGGGCCGAGCTGGCCGGTGTGCCCGTGGAGCGGGTCGGCGCCGCCTTCCACTACGTACGGGACGGGGTCACGGTCCGTCCGGCGGACCTGCTCGACGTGGACGGCCTGACCGCGCTGATCGTCTCCGTACCGGAAATTGCGGCAGACGGTGGTGCTCGGCCGAATCCGTGA